In a single window of the Hippoglossus hippoglossus isolate fHipHip1 chromosome 7, fHipHip1.pri, whole genome shotgun sequence genome:
- the aurkaip1 gene encoding aurora kinase A-interacting protein, giving the protein MFTSKVVPCLSLLRRTGALHSHGDLLNRCVQPVFPALFLPLRQNLSNYSTAADNTPPPRWTQLEPELDEALVPRKLSVSPLESWLSLRYSLPPLLESAQPLEDIEPLEEKVLPPISVPVLEDDTGSATPLSCKNVLKIRRRMMNRHKYRKLQKRIKFLKRRVLESRGRKKQKRFEEDLRRIWTRAGLKKAPEGWSAPKIFVKQHGNRRS; this is encoded by the exons ATGTTTACTTCAAAGGTCGTCCCCTGTCTAAGTCTATTACGTAGAACTG GTGCACTTCACTCCCATGGAGACCTTCTGAACCGATGTGTCCAGCCGGTGtttcctgctctcttcctcccacttAGACAGAATCTCAGTAACTACTCGACAGCAGCAGACAACACACCACCTCCCCGATGGACACAGCTCGAGCCAGAACTGGACGAGGCCCTCGTGCCACGTAAACTTTCAGTAAGTCCTCTGGAGAGCTGGCTCTCCCTGCGctactccctccctcccctgctgGAGTCCGCTCAGCCGCTGGAGGACATAGAGCCGCTGGAGGAGAAGGTGCTGCCCCCCATCTCTGTTCCTGTTTTGGAGGATGACACGGGCTCGGCGACGCCCCTCAGTTGTAAGAATGTTCTGAAGATCAGGCGGCGGATGATGAATCGGCATAAATacaggaagctgcagaaacGGATTAAGTTCTTGAAAAGGAGAGTGCTGGAAAGCAGGGGGAGGAAGAAACAG AAACGATTTGAGGAGGATCTGAGGAGGATTTGGACGCGAGCTGGACTGAAGAAGGCTCCAGAGGGATGGAGTGCACCGAAGATCTTCGTCAAACAGCACGGAAACAGAAGGTCGTGA